In Lotus japonicus ecotype B-129 chromosome 5, LjGifu_v1.2, one genomic interval encodes:
- the LOC130717119 gene encoding CDP-diacylglycerol--serine O-phosphatidyltransferase 1, translating to MESNGHRRAKKHDYNVKENGDSHLSNVHDEFDPWTAWAYKPRTITLLLIGACFLIWASGALDPERDASGDVVTSVKRGVWAMIAVFLAYCLLQAPDTVLIRPHPAMWRMVHGMAVVYLVALTFLLFQKRDDARQFMKFLHGDLGVELPERSYGADCRIYLPDNPTSRFKNVYETLFDEFVLAHIIGWWGKAILIRNQPLLWVLSIGFECMEFTFRHMLPNFNECWWDSIILDIFICNWFGIWAGMRTVRYFDGKTYNWVGLSRQPNIMGKVKRTLSQFTPAQWDKDEWHPLLGPWRFVQVLSLCTVFLTVELNTFFLKFSLWIPPRNSVVIYRLILWWLLAIPTIREYNSYLQDRTPVKKVGAYCWLSLAICIVELLICIKFGHGLYPKPMPLWLVIFWSSIGVAIFTFLVLWSWQIHRSLGKKRR from the exons ATGGAGTCCAATGGTCATAGAAGAGCAAAGAAACATGACTATAATGTTAAAGAAAATGGTGATTCCCATTTGTCAAATGTTCATGATGAATTTGATCCATGGACTGCATGGGCTTACAAGCCTCGTACAATCACATTATTACTCATTGGTGCTTGCTTTCTTAT TTGGGCAAGTGGAGCACTTGATCCGGAAAGAGATGCATCCGGTGATGTTGTTACTTCCGTTAAAAG GGGTGTATGGGCAATGATTGCTGTTTTTCTTGCTTACTGCTTGCTGCAAGCTCCTGATAC GGTTCTTATTAGGCCACATCCTGCAATGTGGCGCATGGTTCATGGGATGGCTGTTGTTTACCTGGTTGCCCTCACATTCTTGCTTTTTCAG AAGCGTGATGATGCTCGGCAGTTTATGAAGTTTCTTCATGGTGATCTTGGAGTTG AACTTCCTGAAAGATCTTATGGTGCCGATTGCCGCATATATCTTCCTGATAACCCTACGAGCAGGTTTAAGAATGTTTAT GAGACACTTTTTGATGAGTTTGTTCTTGCTCACATTATTGGGTGGTGGGGGAAGGCCATATTGATTCGTAATCAGCCCCTTCTTTGGGTGTTATCAATTGGTTTTGAGTGTATGGAG TTTACTTTTCGTCACATGTTACCAAATTTCAACGAGTGCTGGTGGGACAGTATTATTCTTGACATCTTCATCTGCAATTGGTTTG GAATTTGGGCAGGAATGCGTACTGTTCGGTACTTTGATGGGAAAACATACAACTGGGTTGGCTTAAGCCGCCAACCTAATATAATGGGAAAA GTGAAACGAACATTAAGCCAATTCACCCCCGCTCAGTGGGACAAAGATGAGTGGCATCCATTGCTTGGTCCATGGCGTTTTGTTCAAGTCCTCAGTCTTTGCACTGTATTTTTGACAGTAGAGCTCAACACATTCTTTTTGAAGTTTTCTCTGTGGATACCGCCACGAAATTCAGTTGTTATATATaggttgattttgtggtggctaCTTGCGATTCCAACTATTCGCGAGTACAATTCATACCTTCAAGATAG GACGCCAGTGAAAAAGGTTGGAGCATATTGTTGGTTGTCCCTTGCCATTTGCATTGTAGAACTTCTGATTTGCATAAAGTTTGGACATG GGTTGTATCCTAAGCCAATGCCTTTATGGCTAGTAATCTTTTGGTCATCTATAGGAGTGGCTATTTTTACATTTTTGGTTTTGTGGTCTTGGCAAATCCATCGGAGTCTTGGGAAAAAGAGGCGATGA